In a genomic window of Halobiforma lacisalsi AJ5:
- a CDS encoding YkgJ family cysteine cluster protein, with translation MQSLEEELERARDLAVDELADAIESIGFECTRCGACCTGHGEDEHTATVFPDEVRELQDAEADAEPDANGDDANDDGDGDSDPEWRDVARPMPYGLEEGDAGLEGETFEWALQTDGCGDCVFYEETDGTGACTAHDDRPLICRTYPFSVALAGTSQPMGDAVDEEGVVRAHECEGLGRDISRDDAEELAAALKERAVRELEEAIAVRDNYAPADPAPGEVVVHDSEGAKGIDGRPLEDRGE, from the coding sequence GTGCAATCGCTCGAGGAGGAACTCGAACGCGCCCGCGACCTCGCGGTCGACGAACTGGCCGACGCCATCGAGTCGATCGGCTTCGAGTGCACCCGCTGTGGCGCGTGTTGCACGGGCCACGGCGAGGACGAACACACGGCGACGGTGTTCCCGGACGAGGTGCGGGAACTGCAGGACGCCGAAGCCGACGCTGAACCCGACGCCAACGGCGACGACGCCAACGACGACGGCGACGGCGACAGCGACCCCGAGTGGCGCGACGTCGCCCGCCCGATGCCGTACGGCCTCGAGGAGGGCGACGCGGGCCTCGAGGGCGAGACCTTCGAGTGGGCGCTCCAGACCGACGGCTGCGGCGACTGCGTCTTCTACGAGGAAACCGACGGAACTGGAGCCTGTACCGCCCACGATGATCGGCCGCTGATCTGCCGAACCTATCCGTTCAGCGTGGCGCTTGCCGGGACCAGCCAGCCCATGGGCGACGCGGTCGATGAAGAAGGGGTCGTCCGCGCCCACGAGTGCGAGGGGCTCGGCCGGGACATCTCGCGCGACGACGCCGAGGAACTCGCGGCGGCGCTGAAAGAACGGGCAGTCAGGGAACTCGAGGAGGCGATCGCCGTCCGGGACAACTACGCGCCCGCCGATCCGGCACCCGGAGAGGTCGTCGTCCACGACTCCGAGGGGGCGAAGGGGATCGACGGCCGCCCGCTCGAGGACCGGGGCGAGTAA
- the thsA gene encoding thermosome subunit alpha, protein MFIMSEDSQRTQGRDAQSSNIMAGKAVAESVRTTLGPRGMDKMLVDSGGEVVITNDGATILEEMDIEHPAAQMIVEVADSQEEEVGDGTTTAAVIAGNLLGEAEDLIEQDVHATTIVEGYHEAAEIALEAIAEQVQEAEVDDDVLKQVAESSMTGKGTGGLTAESLAETVVEAVRHVETDDGVARDNVTVHTQIGASSNATELVPGIVVDEDPAHDGMPDEVEDASIAILDVELDVRTGEVDAEYAIDSIDQLNAAIDAEESELRGYAETIAESGADVVFTTDDVADRVASALAKEGVLLFDDIGSSDAADIASATGARRVGDLDDLETADFGEADRVRSENFGDDDLAFVEGGAAAEAVTVFVRGGTEHVVDELERAIGDALDVAATALESGEVVPGAGATEIAIADKVRQEAAGIEGRKQLAVDAFADAIDVVPRTLAANTGRDPIDSLVDLRAAHESEGRAGLVTDGEEVTIADPFEHGVVDPADVKREAVESATEAATMIARIDDVIAAE, encoded by the coding sequence ATGTTCATCATGAGCGAGGACAGCCAGCGAACCCAGGGCCGGGACGCCCAGTCGTCCAACATTATGGCCGGCAAGGCGGTCGCCGAGTCGGTACGGACGACGCTCGGACCCCGCGGCATGGACAAGATGCTCGTCGACTCCGGCGGGGAGGTCGTCATCACGAACGACGGGGCGACCATCCTCGAGGAGATGGACATCGAGCACCCCGCGGCTCAGATGATCGTCGAGGTCGCCGACTCCCAGGAGGAGGAAGTCGGTGACGGCACGACGACCGCGGCCGTGATCGCTGGCAACCTGCTCGGCGAGGCCGAGGACCTCATCGAACAGGACGTCCATGCGACCACGATCGTCGAGGGCTACCACGAGGCCGCCGAGATCGCCCTCGAGGCGATCGCGGAGCAGGTTCAGGAAGCCGAGGTCGACGACGACGTCCTCAAGCAGGTCGCCGAGTCCAGCATGACCGGCAAGGGCACCGGCGGCCTGACCGCCGAGTCGCTGGCCGAGACGGTCGTCGAGGCCGTCCGCCACGTCGAGACCGACGACGGCGTCGCCCGCGACAACGTCACCGTCCACACCCAGATCGGCGCGTCCTCGAACGCAACCGAACTCGTCCCCGGCATCGTCGTCGACGAGGACCCCGCCCACGACGGCATGCCCGACGAGGTCGAGGACGCCTCGATCGCCATCCTCGACGTCGAACTCGACGTCCGTACCGGCGAGGTCGACGCCGAGTACGCCATCGACTCCATCGACCAGCTCAACGCCGCCATCGACGCCGAGGAAAGCGAACTCCGCGGCTACGCCGAGACCATCGCCGAGAGCGGCGCTGACGTCGTCTTCACCACCGACGACGTCGCCGACCGCGTCGCCTCCGCGCTCGCCAAGGAAGGCGTCCTCCTGTTCGACGACATCGGCAGCAGCGACGCCGCCGACATCGCCTCCGCGACCGGCGCCCGCCGCGTCGGCGACCTCGACGACCTCGAGACGGCAGACTTCGGCGAGGCCGACCGCGTCCGCTCCGAGAACTTCGGCGACGACGACCTCGCGTTCGTCGAGGGCGGCGCGGCCGCCGAGGCCGTCACCGTCTTCGTCCGCGGCGGTACCGAACACGTCGTCGACGAACTCGAGCGCGCCATCGGCGACGCGCTCGACGTCGCCGCGACGGCACTCGAGTCCGGCGAGGTCGTCCCCGGCGCCGGCGCGACCGAGATCGCCATCGCGGACAAGGTCCGACAGGAAGCCGCAGGCATCGAGGGCCGCAAGCAGCTGGCCGTCGACGCCTTCGCGGACGCCATCGACGTCGTCCCGCGCACGCTGGCGGCCAACACCGGCCGCGACCCCATCGACTCGCTCGTGGATCTCCGTGCCGCCCACGAGTCCGAGGGCCGTGCCGGCCTGGTCACCGACGGCGAAGAGGTCACGATCGCCGATCCGTTCGAACACGGCGTCGTCGACCCCGCCGACGTCAAGCGCGAAGCCGTCGAGAGCGCGACCGAGGCGGCGACGATGATCGCCCGCATCGACGACGTCATCGCGGCCGAATAA
- a CDS encoding MarR family transcriptional regulator → MSMSTTEDGGGAAEATLSEEEYRERLRDLPPSAKLVAKVLETDSPLSQGQLAEESLLPDRTVRYALNRLEDVGLVGSRYSFRDARKQVYFLKH, encoded by the coding sequence ATGAGCATGAGTACCACTGAGGACGGCGGCGGTGCGGCCGAAGCAACCCTCTCCGAGGAGGAGTACCGCGAGCGCCTTCGCGATCTCCCCCCGAGCGCCAAACTCGTCGCCAAGGTCCTCGAGACCGACTCCCCGCTCTCACAGGGCCAGCTCGCCGAGGAATCGCTGCTGCCGGACCGCACCGTCCGCTACGCGCTGAATCGCCTCGAGGATGTCGGCCTCGTCGGCTCCCGATACAGTTTCCGCGACGCGCGCAAGCAGGTCTACTTCCTGAAGCACTGA
- a CDS encoding TRAM domain-containing protein has protein sequence MEISEKLLCLFSTEVSAEEDRYVIEVPRQEVETGDIDPDEVYRVALISRDEADTDGEGSSSTQPETAPSEPQPPVDVGETRYVEIEDIGKQGDGIARVERGYVIIVPGADVGERVKIEVTEVKSNFAVGEIIEDTF, from the coding sequence GTGGAAATATCTGAAAAACTCCTGTGTCTGTTCAGTACGGAGGTTTCGGCAGAGGAGGACCGATACGTCATCGAAGTGCCACGGCAAGAGGTGGAGACCGGCGACATCGATCCGGACGAAGTGTACCGCGTCGCGCTCATTTCTCGAGACGAGGCGGATACCGACGGGGAAGGGTCGTCTTCGACGCAGCCGGAGACTGCGCCCTCGGAACCCCAGCCGCCAGTCGACGTCGGCGAAACGCGCTACGTCGAAATCGAGGACATCGGCAAGCAGGGCGACGGGATCGCCCGCGTGGAACGGGGATACGTCATCATCGTTCCCGGTGCCGACGTCGGCGAACGCGTCAAGATCGAAGTCACCGAAGTGAAATCGAACTTCGCGGTCGGCGAGATCATCGAAGACACGTTCTGA
- a CDS encoding glycosyltransferase family 2 protein: MELSVVVSTLNDREQLLSCLDALHDATPSSTEIVVVNGPSSDGTTGMVRDREDVDVLVEISERNPNVSRNAGLSVATGDVVAFLGGEYAVEPGWYTAVERAIHDGADVVTGPITGEDRFDAGDPSAPRTVAGREVTLFDGDNVAFDRTVLEALDGFDEYLEGDGARDCAHRVARLGFDVDWAMEMAARREVGTDGGKTEPDWGVTYRALGYRLAKNYGPRPTVFARTVGSAIRDGAVSVRGIVSGDATPTDWLSNGTDVVTNAAVGLRDGVRARYSDRSARRNPNGLSVRHDRAVRVYDRR, encoded by the coding sequence ATGGAGCTCTCGGTAGTCGTCTCGACGCTCAACGACCGAGAGCAGTTGCTGTCGTGTCTCGACGCCCTCCACGACGCGACGCCGTCCTCGACCGAAATCGTCGTCGTCAACGGCCCGTCCTCGGACGGAACCACGGGAATGGTTCGCGACCGGGAGGACGTCGACGTTCTCGTCGAAATCTCCGAACGGAACCCGAACGTCTCCCGGAACGCCGGCCTGAGCGTCGCGACGGGTGACGTCGTCGCCTTCCTCGGCGGCGAGTACGCCGTCGAGCCGGGCTGGTACACCGCCGTCGAGCGTGCGATCCACGACGGCGCGGACGTCGTCACCGGCCCGATCACCGGCGAAGACCGGTTCGACGCCGGCGATCCAAGCGCGCCACGGACCGTCGCCGGGCGGGAGGTGACCCTGTTCGACGGCGACAACGTCGCGTTCGACCGGACCGTCCTCGAGGCGCTGGACGGGTTCGACGAGTACCTCGAGGGCGACGGGGCGCGGGACTGTGCCCACAGGGTCGCACGGCTCGGCTTCGACGTCGACTGGGCGATGGAGATGGCTGCCAGGCGTGAGGTCGGCACCGACGGCGGGAAGACCGAACCCGACTGGGGAGTTACCTACCGGGCGCTGGGGTACCGGCTGGCGAAGAACTACGGCCCGCGTCCGACGGTGTTCGCGCGGACGGTCGGCAGCGCGATCCGTGACGGCGCGGTTTCGGTACGTGGGATCGTTTCGGGCGATGCGACGCCGACGGACTGGCTGTCGAACGGAACGGACGTCGTCACCAACGCCGCGGTCGGGCTGCGCGACGGGGTTCGGGCCCGCTACTCGGACCGGTCGGCCCGCCGGAACCCGAACGGATTGTCGGTGCGCCACGATCGGGCGGTTCGAGTGTACGATCGACGGTAA
- a CDS encoding class I SAM-dependent methyltransferase has translation MKGQEWYQADDVAQEYDDKRFSKGGQLIDRREKEAVLEAIMPVEDRSVLEIACGTGRFTVMLAEQGADVVGLDISAAMLQQGRSKARQADPDGTLEFLRGDAGRLPFPDDHFDTVIAMRFFHLADDPEAFLREMRRVSRDQIVFDTFNRFSARSVYNWALPMGSRLYSKSEVSELLAKTNLTLVDVEDDFLAPYGLYRSIPNALASPIRALDEAVGGHPITDHFASVSYWNTELR, from the coding sequence GTGAAAGGACAGGAGTGGTACCAGGCCGACGACGTCGCCCAGGAGTACGACGACAAGCGCTTCTCCAAGGGCGGTCAGCTGATCGACCGCCGGGAGAAGGAGGCGGTCCTCGAGGCCATCATGCCCGTCGAGGACCGGAGCGTCCTCGAGATCGCCTGTGGTACCGGGCGATTCACAGTGATGCTCGCCGAGCAAGGTGCGGACGTCGTCGGACTCGACATTTCGGCGGCGATGCTACAGCAGGGACGATCGAAAGCACGGCAGGCGGATCCGGACGGGACCCTCGAGTTCCTGCGGGGAGACGCCGGGCGACTGCCGTTCCCGGACGATCACTTCGACACCGTCATCGCGATGCGGTTCTTCCACCTCGCGGACGATCCGGAGGCGTTCCTGCGGGAGATGCGTCGCGTCTCCCGGGACCAGATCGTCTTCGACACGTTCAACCGCTTCAGCGCCCGCAGCGTCTACAACTGGGCGCTGCCGATGGGATCGCGACTCTACTCGAAAAGCGAGGTCAGCGAACTCCTTGCGAAGACGAACCTGACGCTCGTCGACGTCGAGGACGACTTCCTCGCGCCGTACGGGCTCTACCGGTCGATCCCCAACGCGCTCGCCTCACCGATCCGGGCACTCGACGAGGCGGTCGGCGGTCACCCGATCACCGATCACTTCGCCTCGGTTTCGTACTGGAATACGGAACTCCGGTGA
- a CDS encoding amidohydrolase family protein, whose product MLELEHGFRVVDVYTRLTPDEGDGMAGPWGRTITSDRLEREMHQAGITRSVVFPPARPDTSYVAANNGVARRSVDRPFVAFARINGTRHPEHTARGRLRNAVSRREDHHTTPDDVEKYAYDDRFHGFVLDPTVDDYPDEDVLATLEDVGLPVIVRGGTDAPPEALADAVLGRSFPVVVAHFGGHPLDRSLMHEMIDLLEEYDDCYLETSFVRFRDTLERAILEHPDRVLFGSGAPTCHPNVAVMEALTLDVSEDMFRRVFSKNACRVIDALAPDARLNGRGHGHRHGRS is encoded by the coding sequence ATGCTGGAGCTGGAACACGGGTTTCGCGTCGTCGACGTCTACACCCGACTCACGCCGGACGAGGGGGACGGAATGGCGGGACCGTGGGGTCGCACGATCACGAGCGATAGACTCGAGCGGGAGATGCATCAGGCGGGAATTACCCGGTCGGTCGTCTTTCCCCCGGCGAGGCCCGATACGAGCTACGTGGCCGCGAACAACGGCGTCGCGCGCCGCAGCGTCGATCGCCCCTTCGTCGCCTTCGCCCGGATCAACGGCACGCGACACCCGGAACACACCGCCCGCGGCCGGCTGCGCAACGCAGTCAGTCGCCGCGAGGACCACCACACGACCCCCGACGACGTCGAGAAGTACGCCTACGACGACCGGTTCCATGGCTTCGTCCTCGACCCCACCGTCGACGACTACCCCGACGAAGACGTCCTCGCGACCCTCGAGGACGTCGGGCTCCCTGTAATCGTCCGCGGCGGTACCGACGCGCCGCCGGAGGCGCTCGCGGACGCCGTGCTCGGCCGCTCGTTCCCCGTCGTGGTCGCTCACTTCGGCGGCCACCCCCTGGATCGCTCGCTCATGCACGAGATGATCGACCTCCTCGAGGAGTACGACGACTGCTATCTCGAGACGAGCTTCGTCCGGTTCCGGGACACCCTGGAGCGGGCGATCCTGGAACACCCCGACCGCGTGCTGTTCGGCAGCGGCGCGCCGACCTGCCACCCGAACGTCGCGGTCATGGAGGCACTGACCCTCGACGTCTCCGAGGATATGTTCCGACGCGTGTTTTCGAAGAACGCCTGTCGCGTCATCGACGCGCTCGCGCCCGACGCCCGCCTCAACGGTCGCGGCCACGGCCACCGTCACGGCCGAAGCTAA
- a CDS encoding DUF368 domain-containing protein: MGYNLESWAVDRLELLRTYAYGLCMGTADALPGVSGGTVALLLGFYGRLIAAITALTPGRALDVLRGYRPARRDRAREALLEMDLQFLLPLGVGMATAVALIAGSVSALAESHPVALFGFFTGLIAASAVVLFRSLPFSSAQHAVAAATGTAVAALVASGVIELPGSGAVLILLSGALSVSAMILPGISGSLILILLGQYVFLSGELTAFLSSIGSLVSGAGSLEAVLEPGTTVVLFLLGGFVGLVTIARVVRRALDRRREVTLLFLVGLIAGSVPAPLHNIGKTHAWTGDVVALTVAWAVVGVVVLFGLDRLAGGFDPE; encoded by the coding sequence ATGGGGTATAACCTCGAGAGCTGGGCCGTGGATCGGCTCGAACTGCTCCGTACCTACGCCTACGGGCTCTGTATGGGGACCGCGGACGCCCTCCCCGGGGTCTCCGGCGGCACCGTCGCCCTCCTGTTGGGCTTCTACGGCCGGCTCATCGCGGCCATCACGGCGCTGACACCCGGTCGCGCCCTCGACGTGCTTCGAGGCTACCGCCCCGCACGCCGCGACCGGGCGCGCGAGGCGCTGCTCGAGATGGACCTGCAGTTCCTCCTGCCGCTGGGCGTCGGCATGGCGACCGCGGTCGCGTTGATCGCCGGCAGCGTCTCCGCGCTCGCGGAGTCACATCCGGTCGCGCTCTTCGGGTTCTTCACGGGGCTGATCGCTGCGTCGGCGGTCGTCCTCTTCCGGAGTCTGCCGTTCTCGTCGGCGCAACACGCGGTCGCCGCCGCTACGGGGACCGCCGTCGCCGCCCTCGTCGCGAGCGGCGTGATCGAACTGCCGGGCAGCGGTGCGGTCCTGATCCTCCTCTCCGGTGCGCTTTCGGTCAGCGCAATGATACTACCGGGCATCTCCGGCTCACTGATCCTCATCCTGCTGGGACAGTACGTGTTCCTCTCCGGCGAGTTGACGGCGTTCCTGTCGTCGATCGGCTCGCTCGTCTCTGGCGCCGGAAGCCTCGAGGCCGTCCTCGAGCCCGGGACGACGGTAGTGCTTTTCCTCCTCGGCGGGTTCGTCGGACTCGTGACGATCGCCAGGGTCGTCCGCCGGGCGCTGGATCGACGCCGCGAGGTGACGCTGCTGTTCCTGGTCGGGCTCATCGCGGGCTCGGTGCCGGCACCGCTGCACAACATCGGCAAGACCCACGCCTGGACGGGCGATGTCGTCGCGCTCACGGTCGCGTGGGCCGTCGTCGGCGTCGTCGTCCTGTTCGGACTGGATCGGCTCGCGGGCGGGTTCGATCCGGAATAA
- a CDS encoding SAM hydrolase/SAM-dependent halogenase family protein, with translation MITLTSDFGTPYPAAMKGVVLQRTASEPRLVDIGHDFPRQDVRAAAFWLREVLPYYPPATHLVVVDPGVGTDRNALVVRAGDHVLVGPDNGVLRPPARRLGPEGEIEAYVVDETVLESPDPASGAATVPTADAGPVGPASNTFHGRDVFAPAAADVHGLEPDALETVEFLSPTDEWVDLEFPEPTVSVDRATGEVLVVDDFGNVITNVPGSFLEGRDRIAADDEIVPVGDTFAAVGVGERLATVGSHGYVELDVNQGRGDEAFGLAVGDRVVLEGLES, from the coding sequence ATGATTACGCTCACGTCGGACTTCGGGACGCCGTATCCCGCGGCGATGAAAGGCGTCGTCCTGCAGCGAACCGCATCAGAACCGCGGCTCGTCGACATCGGGCACGACTTCCCCCGGCAGGACGTGCGGGCGGCCGCGTTCTGGCTCCGCGAAGTGCTCCCGTACTATCCGCCGGCGACCCATCTGGTCGTCGTCGATCCCGGTGTCGGTACCGACCGGAACGCGCTCGTCGTGCGGGCCGGCGACCACGTCCTCGTCGGGCCGGACAACGGCGTGCTCCGACCGCCGGCGCGCCGGCTGGGCCCGGAGGGCGAAATCGAGGCCTACGTCGTCGACGAAACCGTCCTCGAGTCGCCCGACCCGGCCAGCGGTGCGGCGACGGTGCCGACTGCCGACGCGGGCCCCGTCGGCCCCGCGAGCAACACCTTTCACGGCCGCGACGTCTTCGCCCCCGCGGCGGCCGACGTCCACGGCCTCGAGCCGGACGCCCTGGAGACGGTCGAGTTCCTTTCCCCCACCGACGAGTGGGTCGACCTCGAGTTCCCGGAGCCGACCGTCTCGGTGGACCGCGCGACCGGCGAGGTGCTGGTCGTCGACGACTTCGGCAACGTGATCACGAACGTGCCCGGCAGCTTCCTCGAGGGTCGGGACCGGATCGCGGCGGACGACGAGATCGTGCCCGTCGGCGACACGTTCGCCGCGGTGGGCGTCGGCGAGCGGCTGGCGACGGTCGGCAGCCACGGCTACGTCGAACTGGACGTCAACCAGGGTCGCGGCGACGAGGCGTTCGGCCTCGCGGTCGGCGACCGGGTCGTTCTCGAAGGGCTCGAGTCCTAA
- a CDS encoding GNAT family N-acetyltransferase → MELAVREAVAGDAHDVRDVHLTSIEGLAGQAYTDEQIRAWAHDRDPEQYPIDSEKTVFLVAEHDEEIVGFGWMKPNADDYFRADIDGEITAIYVHPTVARNGIGTRIYDELEARAVRAGITSLGLWASLNAVPFYQAQGYARVTDHVHEYHGKTLTLVEMKNRSVR, encoded by the coding sequence ATGGAACTGGCCGTGCGTGAGGCGGTCGCTGGCGATGCCCACGACGTTCGCGACGTTCATCTGACGTCGATCGAAGGGCTAGCTGGACAGGCGTACACTGATGAGCAGATTCGAGCGTGGGCACACGACCGTGACCCGGAACAGTACCCGATCGACTCCGAGAAAACCGTGTTTCTCGTCGCCGAACACGACGAAGAAATCGTCGGCTTCGGCTGGATGAAGCCCAACGCAGACGACTACTTCCGGGCGGATATCGATGGGGAGATTACGGCGATCTACGTCCATCCGACAGTAGCTCGTAACGGCATCGGGACACGCATTTACGACGAGTTAGAAGCACGGGCCGTTCGAGCGGGCATTACGTCGCTCGGGTTGTGGGCATCACTCAACGCCGTCCCGTTCTACCAGGCACAGGGATACGCCCGCGTGACGGACCACGTTCACGAGTATCACGGCAAAACGCTCACGCTCGTCGAAATGAAGAATCGGTCCGTCCGGTAA
- a CDS encoding HalOD1 output domain-containing protein: MSTAVLVAVASIRGVEPDELEPLPSAVDPDALNSLVEHWHTHDGDAMGSISFTFADCEVTVSADGEIEIDAAAMPVRPRT, from the coding sequence GTGAGTACAGCCGTTCTCGTTGCCGTGGCATCGATCCGCGGCGTCGAACCGGACGAACTCGAGCCGCTGCCGTCGGCGGTCGATCCGGACGCCCTCAACTCGCTGGTCGAGCACTGGCACACCCACGACGGCGACGCGATGGGGTCGATCTCGTTTACCTTCGCCGACTGCGAGGTGACGGTCAGCGCCGACGGCGAGATCGAGATCGACGCGGCCGCGATGCCGGTTCGACCACGGACCTGA
- a CDS encoding MBL fold metallo-hydrolase yields the protein MDVRRRSLPAATRAPTGETNAYLLSHGSETALVDPPDGDAVAGLLEDRTIDHVLVTHTHPDHVGGVERCGAETGATVWARAGRIDRFREATGREPDRTFRPGTTLPVGDDRVRVLDAPGHAPDHVAFEAGHEGPILCGDCAVREGSVVVGAPEGDMRAYVTTLRRLWAIDPPTLYPGHGPTIDAPRETLERLLEHRLRRERRVRDAVADGAKTLEEVLEGAYEKDLTGVRDLARATVQAHLEKLAVEGRVDWDGERARPAGRAND from the coding sequence ATGGACGTCCGTCGTCGCAGTCTCCCGGCCGCGACCCGCGCGCCGACCGGCGAGACGAACGCCTACCTGCTGTCGCACGGCTCCGAGACTGCCCTCGTCGATCCCCCCGACGGCGACGCGGTCGCGGGCCTCCTCGAGGACCGGACGATCGATCACGTTCTGGTCACCCACACGCACCCGGACCACGTCGGCGGCGTCGAACGCTGCGGGGCGGAGACCGGCGCGACCGTCTGGGCGCGGGCCGGTCGGATCGACCGCTTTCGGGAAGCGACCGGCCGTGAGCCCGACCGAACGTTCCGGCCCGGAACGACGCTCCCGGTTGGCGACGACCGCGTGCGGGTACTCGACGCCCCCGGCCACGCCCCCGACCACGTCGCGTTCGAGGCCGGCCACGAGGGGCCGATACTCTGTGGCGACTGCGCCGTCCGCGAGGGCAGCGTCGTCGTCGGCGCGCCCGAGGGCGACATGCGCGCGTACGTGACCACCCTCCGTCGACTGTGGGCGATCGACCCGCCGACGCTGTACCCAGGCCACGGGCCGACGATCGATGCGCCACGGGAGACCCTCGAGCGCCTGCTCGAGCACCGGCTTCGGCGAGAGCGGCGGGTTCGGGACGCTGTTGCGGACGGGGCCAAGACGCTCGAGGAGGTCCTCGAGGGCGCCTACGAGAAGGACCTGACCGGCGTCCGCGACCTCGCGAGGGCGACCGTCCAGGCCCACCTGGAGAAACTCGCCGTCGAGGGGCGAGTCGACTGGGACGGCGAGCGGGCGCGCCCGGCCGGTCGCGCAAACGACTGA
- a CDS encoding heptaprenylglyceryl phosphate synthase — MIPDWDGVTHVTKVDPAEPLPDDLDVLEGTDLVIVGGSDGVTAGNTLETIRTVADAFPDLPVWQEPYNAEHVSSETLEAADHLSVPAVYNGDREHFVGKHVDLFTEVGRKPEEVLGTNVPLVGDLIASKGREAVAELAADLIGEGYVVQHLESAAAERARVETTYTPDQVAGAALATESFYGFPVFYVEYSGTYGGPADVAAAAPYLEETTLLYGGGIDSREKATEILEAGADAIVVGDCFHDDPETFRETIPE; from the coding sequence ATGATACCCGACTGGGACGGCGTCACGCACGTCACGAAGGTCGATCCGGCCGAACCGTTACCGGACGACCTCGACGTCCTCGAGGGGACCGACCTGGTGATCGTCGGTGGGTCCGACGGCGTCACTGCCGGGAACACTCTGGAGACGATCCGGACGGTCGCGGACGCCTTCCCCGATCTCCCGGTCTGGCAGGAGCCCTACAACGCCGAGCACGTCTCGAGCGAGACCCTCGAGGCGGCGGATCACCTGTCGGTGCCGGCCGTCTACAACGGCGACCGCGAGCACTTCGTCGGCAAGCACGTCGACCTGTTCACCGAGGTCGGACGCAAGCCCGAGGAGGTGCTCGGCACGAACGTCCCGCTGGTCGGCGACCTCATCGCGTCGAAGGGCCGCGAAGCAGTCGCCGAACTCGCCGCGGACCTGATCGGCGAGGGGTACGTCGTTCAGCACCTCGAGTCGGCCGCGGCCGAACGCGCCCGCGTCGAGACGACCTACACCCCGGACCAGGTCGCGGGCGCGGCGCTCGCGACCGAGTCGTTCTACGGGTTCCCGGTCTTCTACGTCGAGTACTCGGGAACCTACGGCGGGCCGGCGGACGTCGCGGCCGCAGCACCGTACCTCGAGGAGACGACCCTGCTGTACGGCGGCGGGATCGACAGCCGGGAGAAGGCGACCGAGATACTCGAGGCCGGCGCGGACGCGATCGTCGTCGGCGACTGTTTCCACGACGATCCGGAGACGTTCCGGGAGACGATCCCGGAGTAG